CGAACGTGAGCGCGGGAGAGCCCGGATCGGTGGTGCGGCGCATGCTGCTCGGATCACAACTCAGGCGACTGCGTGAGACGCGGGGGATCACGCGAGAGGCGGCGGGCTACTCGATCCGCGCCTCGGAGTCGAAGATCAGCCGGATGGAGCTGGGCCGGGTGAGCTTCAAGACGAGAGACGTCGAGGACCTGCTGACGCTGTACGGCATCACGGACGAGCACGAGCGCGCCTCCCTGCTCTCCCTGGCCAAGGAGGCCAACGTCGCGGGGTGGTGGCACAGCTACTCCGACGTACTGCCCAGCTGGTTCCCCACCTACGTCGGCCTGGAGGGCGCCGCCTCGCTGATCCGGGTCTACGAGGTGCAGTTCGTGCACGGGCTGCTGCAGACCGAGGAGTACGCCCGCGCGGTCGTCCGGCGCGGCATGAAGGGCGCGAGCGAGGCGGACGTCGAGCGGCGGGTCGCGCTGCGCCTGGAACGGCAGAAGCACCTCGTCTCCGAGAGTGCCCCCGAGTTCCACATCGTCCTCGACGAGGCCGCGCTGCGCCGTCCCTACGGTGGCCGCGGGGTGATGCGCGGGCAGCTCCAGCACCTGATCGAGGTGTCCGAACGCCCCCATGTGCGGCTGCAGGTGATGCCGTTCGGCTTCGGCGGCCACTCCGGCGAGAGTGGCGCGTTCACGATCCTCAGCTTCCCCGAGTCCGACCTCTCGGACGTCGTCTACCTGGAGCAGCTCACCAGCGCGCTGTACCTCGACAAGCGCGAGGACGTCACCCAGTACGAGACGGCGCTGAAGGAGCTCCAGCAGGACAGCCCGGGACCCGACGAGAGCCGCGACCTTCTCCGGGGACTCCTTCAGCTCATCTGAACAACTCCCGTGAAACACAAGTACGATGACGCGCAATCAGGGGCGGTCGGCCCCCGGTGGTTGCGAGGCCGCGGAGGCCGCGGCAGCTAGGGGATTGAGGGATCACATGTCGTCGTACTTCACCGACCTCGCCCAGCAGTACATCGACGGCGAGTGGCGCCCGGGCACCGGCTCCTGGGACATCATCGACTTCAACCCGTACGACAACGAGAAGCTGGCCTCGATCACCATAGCCACGGTCGACGAGGTCGACACGGCGTACCGGGCGGCCGAGCGGGCGCAGAAGCAGTGGGCGGCGACGAACCCGTACGCGCGCCGCGCGGTGTTCGAGAAGGTGCTGCGGCTCGTCGAGGACCGCGAGGCGGAGATCAGCGAGGCGATCATCGCCGAACTGGGCGGCACGCGCCTGAAGGCCGCCTTCGAGCTGCACCTCGCCAAGGAGTTCCTGCGCGAGGCGGTCCACCTGGCGCTGCGCCCCGAGGGCCGGATCATCCCCTCGCCGGTCGACGGCAAGGAGAACCGCGTCTACCGGGTGCCGGTCGGCGTGGTGGGCGTCATCAGCCCCTTCAACTTCCCCTTCCTCCTTTCCCTGAAGTCGGTCGCGCCGGCCCTCGCCCTCGGCAACGGCGTCGTCCTCAAGCCGCACCAGAACACGCCGATCGTCGGCGGCACGCTGGTGGGCAAGCTCTTCGAGGAGGCCGGTCTGCCGGGCGGGCTGCTCAACGTCGTGGTCACCGACATCGCGGAGATCGGCGACGCCTTCCTGGAGCACCCGGTCCCGAAGGTGATCTCCTTCACCGGCTCCGACAAGGTCGGCCGCCACGTCGCCACCGTCTGCGCCGCGCACTTCAAGCGCTCCATCCTCGAACTCGGCGGCAACAGCGCCCTCGTCGTCCTCGACGACGCCGACCTCGACTACGCCGTCGACGCCGCCGTCTTCAGCCGCTACGTCCACCAGGGCCAGGTCTGCATGGCCGCGAACCGCGTCCTGGTCGACCGGTCGGTGGCCGAGGAGTTCACCGAGAAGTTCGTCGCCAAGGTCAGGACCCTCAAGGCCGGCGACCCGCGCGACCCGTCGACCGTCATCGGGCCCCTGATCAACTCCTCGCAGGCGGACGCCGTCACGGGTGTCGTCGAGCAGGCCCTCGCCGAGGGCGCCACCGCCCTGGTGCGCGGCACCGTCACGGACAACCTCGTCACACCGTCGGTCCTCACCGACGTGCCCGCCGACTCGGCGCTCCTGCGGCAGGAGGTCTTCGGCCCGGTCGCCTTCCTCGTCACGTTCGACGGCGAGGAGGAGGCGGTCCGCCTCGTCAACGACACCCCGTACGGCCTGAGCGGCGCCGTGCACACCGGTGACATCGAGCGCGGCGTCGAGTTCGCCAGGCGCATCGACACCGGCATGTTCCACGTGAACGACGGGACCGTGCACGACGAGCCGATCGTGCCCTTCGGCGGGGAGAAGCACTCCGGCATCGGCCGCCTGAACGGCGACACCATGCTGGACGCCTTCACCACCCAGAAGTGGATCTCGGTGCAGCACGGGCGGAGCGGCTTCCCGTTCTAGTTCCCGCTCCCGTGCCGGGCCCTTGCGGACAGACGCTGACCGCAAGGGCCCGTAGCTTTCTCGGTGTCGGGGGGAAGTCCCCCGTCCGACGAAAGGCGGCCGGTCATGGTCACTCACGTGCGACCCGAAGCGCAGGGCGACGAGCGCGGAGCGCTGCTCTCCTTCCTGGCGGAGCAGCGCGGCGGCATCCGCCGGTCGGTGCTGGGGCTGACCGACGAGCAGGCGTCGTCCCGGCCGAGCGCCAGTGAACTGTCCCTGGCCGGGCTGATCAAGCACGTCACCGAGGTCGAGCAGGGGTGGGTCGCCCGCGCCCGGCAGGTGCCGCCGGCCGTCGAGCGGGACGAGTCGAACTGGCACGAGTGCTTCGTCCTGGTGGGGGACGAGACGGTCGCCTCGCAGCTGGCGTACTGGGAGAGGGTCGCCGCCGAGACGGAGGCCTTCGTCCGGGAGGTGCCCAGCCTCGACGACACCTTCCCGCTGCCCAAGGCCCCCTGGTTCCCGCCGGACGAGCGCGTCTCCATGCGGTGGCTGTGTCTGACGCTGATCCGCGAGACGGCCCGGCACGCGGGCCACGCCGACATCGTCCGCGAGTCGCTGGACGGCGCCTCGGCCTGGGACCTGGTGGCCAGGGAGCAGGACGCGCCCGCCTAACCTGGACCGTATGTCAGTGATCCGTCTCCTGGTGCTCGGCGCGGTCCGCCAGCACGGGCGGGCCCACGGCTACCAGGTCCGCAACGACCTGGAGTTCTGGGGCGCGCACGAGTGGTCCAACGCCAAGCCCGGCTCGATCTACCACGCGCTGAAGCAGATGGCCAAGCAGGGCCTGCTGCACGCGCACGAGATCGCCCCGTCGACCGCCGGCGGGCCGCCCCGCACGGAGTACGAGATCACGGAGAAGGGCACCGAGGAGTTCTTCGGCCTGCTACGCGCGTCCCTCACCGCCTACGACCAGAAGCCGGACGTGCTCGCCGCCGGGCTCGGCCTGATGGTGGACCTGGCGCGCGAGGAGGTGCTGACGCTGCTGGAGGAACGGGTCCAGGCGATCCAGAAGTGGCGCAGGGCCGTCACCGAGTACTACACCCCGGAGGACGGCCCCGGGCAGCTCGGCCACATCGGCGAGATCATGAACCTGTGGGTGCACTCCGCCGACACGGGCGCCGAGTGGACCCGCGCGCTCATCGAGCGCATCCGAGGCGGGGCGTACACGTTCGCCGGTGAGGGCGAGCCGTTCGTCGGCGTCCTCGGCGAGGGCGAGGAGAACCCGTTCGCGACGCCGGAACCGCATCCGGGGGACCGCGACTAATCAAGTTTGACTAAGCCGGGAGGCGGGCATACGCTCCGCGGGTCAGTAGTCAAGTTTGACTAAACGAGGAGTGCCAGTGACCGACGCGGCGATCATCGTCGAAGGGGCACGCAAGAAGTACGGCGGCAAGCACGCGCTGGACGGGCTCGACCTGACGGTCGCCCGCGGCACGGTGCACGGGGTGCTGGGTCCCAACGGCGCGGGCAAGACGACGCTGGTCCGGATCCTCGCCACCCTGCTGCGCCCCGACGCCGGCCGGGTCGAGGTGGCCGGGCACGACGTGGTCGGCGACGCGTACGCCGTACGGCTGCGCATCGGCCTGCTGGGGCAGCACGCGGCGCTGGACGAGGAGCTGGGTGGCCGGCAGAACCTGGAGATGTTCGGCCGCCTCCACCACCTGGGCGCCCGGCGGGCCCGCGCGCGGGCCGACGAACTGCTCGCCCGCTTCGACCTCGCCGACACCGGACGCAAGCCGGTCAGCGCCTACAGCGGCGGCATGCGGCGCCGCCTGGACCTCGCCGCCTCCCTGATCACCGAACCGCAGGTGCTCTTCCTGGACGAGCCGACCACGGGCCTCGACCCGCGCGGCCGCGCCGAGGTGTGGGCCTCGGTCCGCTCCCTGGTCGTCGGCGGTACGACGGTCCTGCTCACCACCCAGTACCTGGAGGAGGCCGACCAGCTCGCCGACCGCGTCTCGGTCGTCGACGCCGGCCGGGTCGTCGCCGACGGCACGGCGGACGAACTGAAGGCGGCCATCGGCGGCGACCGCGTCGACGTGGTCCTGCGCGACGCCGGACAACTGGGCGCCGCGGTCGCCCTGCTGCCGCTCACCGGCGTCCGCGTCGACACCGACCGCCGGCTGGTCAGCGCCCCGGTCACCGACCGCATGGCGGCGCTCTCCGGCGTCGTACGGGCACTGGAGGAGGCCGGCATCGAGGCGGAGGACGTCGTCCTGCGCCGCCCGACCCTGGACGAGGTGTTCCTGCACCTCACCGATCGCCCGAAGGAGACCGCGTGAGCACGGGCACCGTGACACCCGCGACGTACGCCCTGACCGATTCCTGGACCATGACCCGGCGCGAGCTGGCCCGCTGGGCGCGGCAGCCCGTCGCGGTCGCCGTCAACCTG
This region of Streptomyces ambofaciens ATCC 23877 genomic DNA includes:
- a CDS encoding helix-turn-helix domain-containing protein translates to MLLGSQLRRLRETRGITREAAGYSIRASESKISRMELGRVSFKTRDVEDLLTLYGITDEHERASLLSLAKEANVAGWWHSYSDVLPSWFPTYVGLEGAASLIRVYEVQFVHGLLQTEEYARAVVRRGMKGASEADVERRVALRLERQKHLVSESAPEFHIVLDEAALRRPYGGRGVMRGQLQHLIEVSERPHVRLQVMPFGFGGHSGESGAFTILSFPESDLSDVVYLEQLTSALYLDKREDVTQYETALKELQQDSPGPDESRDLLRGLLQLI
- a CDS encoding aldehyde dehydrogenase family protein — protein: MSSYFTDLAQQYIDGEWRPGTGSWDIIDFNPYDNEKLASITIATVDEVDTAYRAAERAQKQWAATNPYARRAVFEKVLRLVEDREAEISEAIIAELGGTRLKAAFELHLAKEFLREAVHLALRPEGRIIPSPVDGKENRVYRVPVGVVGVISPFNFPFLLSLKSVAPALALGNGVVLKPHQNTPIVGGTLVGKLFEEAGLPGGLLNVVVTDIAEIGDAFLEHPVPKVISFTGSDKVGRHVATVCAAHFKRSILELGGNSALVVLDDADLDYAVDAAVFSRYVHQGQVCMAANRVLVDRSVAEEFTEKFVAKVRTLKAGDPRDPSTVIGPLINSSQADAVTGVVEQALAEGATALVRGTVTDNLVTPSVLTDVPADSALLRQEVFGPVAFLVTFDGEEEAVRLVNDTPYGLSGAVHTGDIERGVEFARRIDTGMFHVNDGTVHDEPIVPFGGEKHSGIGRLNGDTMLDAFTTQKWISVQHGRSGFPF
- a CDS encoding DinB family protein, with amino-acid sequence MVTHVRPEAQGDERGALLSFLAEQRGGIRRSVLGLTDEQASSRPSASELSLAGLIKHVTEVEQGWVARARQVPPAVERDESNWHECFVLVGDETVASQLAYWERVAAETEAFVREVPSLDDTFPLPKAPWFPPDERVSMRWLCLTLIRETARHAGHADIVRESLDGASAWDLVAREQDAPA
- a CDS encoding PadR family transcriptional regulator; this translates as MSVIRLLVLGAVRQHGRAHGYQVRNDLEFWGAHEWSNAKPGSIYHALKQMAKQGLLHAHEIAPSTAGGPPRTEYEITEKGTEEFFGLLRASLTAYDQKPDVLAAGLGLMVDLAREEVLTLLEERVQAIQKWRRAVTEYYTPEDGPGQLGHIGEIMNLWVHSADTGAEWTRALIERIRGGAYTFAGEGEPFVGVLGEGEENPFATPEPHPGDRD
- a CDS encoding ATP-binding cassette domain-containing protein → MTDAAIIVEGARKKYGGKHALDGLDLTVARGTVHGVLGPNGAGKTTLVRILATLLRPDAGRVEVAGHDVVGDAYAVRLRIGLLGQHAALDEELGGRQNLEMFGRLHHLGARRARARADELLARFDLADTGRKPVSAYSGGMRRRLDLAASLITEPQVLFLDEPTTGLDPRGRAEVWASVRSLVVGGTTVLLTTQYLEEADQLADRVSVVDAGRVVADGTADELKAAIGGDRVDVVLRDAGQLGAAVALLPLTGVRVDTDRRLVSAPVTDRMAALSGVVRALEEAGIEAEDVVLRRPTLDEVFLHLTDRPKETA